One window from the genome of Eublepharis macularius isolate TG4126 chromosome 15, MPM_Emac_v1.0, whole genome shotgun sequence encodes:
- the LOC129343649 gene encoding LOW QUALITY PROTEIN: protein BTG3-like (The sequence of the model RefSeq protein was modified relative to this genomic sequence to represent the inferred CDS: deleted 1 base in 1 codon), with product MKEEVETGVRFLSRLVNRHNKLAKGQVKRFGESLVTVLCERFNEHWYPENPLKGQAYRCIRINRWQKVDDSLLRACKDCGLDYSDLALPREVSIWIDPGEVCCRLGENNHYFKVNEEKRSSSKASPELETSDYHSESPSESSSEDEGAAKPPKATPAPSKNRTGGSNATKQATQYFYMPSPLWVPCPQTLVSYIPAYQPMTVYYMASKSPVPRKPNPNLVKRLTNRASKA from the exons ATGAAAGAGGAGGTGGAAACCGGCGTCAGGTTCCTCTCTCGCCTGGTGAACCGACACAACAAGCTGGCAAAGGGGCAGGTGAAGCGTTTTGGGGAGAGCCTGGTCACGGTTCTGTGCGAGCGGTTCAACGAACATTGGTACCCGGAGAACCCCCTCAAGGGACAGGCTTACAG GTGTATCCGGATCAACCGATGGCAAAAAGTGGATGATTCCCTTCTGAGAGCCTGCAAAGACTGTGGTCTGGATTACTCGGACCTGGCATTGCCCCGGGAAGTCTCGATCTGGATCGATCCCGGTGAAGTTTGCTGCCG GCTTGGCGAGAACAACCATTACTTCAAGGTCAACGAAGaaaagagaagcagcagcaaagcaTCTCCAGAGCTGGAGACGTCCGACTACCATTCTGAATCTCCCTCGGAGAGCTCGTCGGAGGACGAGGGGGCC GCTAAACCTCCCAAGGCAACACCGGCGCCGAGCAAAAATCGCACCGGGGGAAGTAATGCTACCAAGCAG GCGACGCAGTATTTCTACATGCCATCTCCTCTCTGGGTCCCGTGTCCCCAAACCTTGGTGAGCTACATCCCAGCCTACCAGCCTATGACCGTATACTACATGGCCTCAAAATCTCCAGTTCCCAGGAAACCCAACCCGAACCTTGTAAAACGGCTCACCAACCGGGCATCTAAAGCTTGA